The following DNA comes from Paenibacillus crassostreae.
ATATAATGAGACTATTGCTCTATGGCATGTGTGCTTCAGGTTTCTTGAAGCGATTGTCATTACTGTGGGTATAATCAGCGTACTGTCCCTATTGACCCTAAGCAGGGAATTTGTAGCAGCAGGAGCCCCGGATACCATCTCTTTTCAAGCTTCAGGTATAATATTAAAAGCAATACATGACTGGACCTTTATGCTTGGGCCTCTGTTCTTGTTAGGTATTAATACAATAATGTACAGCTATATATTTTATAAAACCAAGCTCGTACCCAGATTTATTTCCATCTTGGGGATGACAGGTGCAACGCTCGTTTTTATTTCAGCCTTGTTAGTAATGTTCGGTGTATTTCAACAAGTTTCTACTTGGGGTGGTATTTTTGCGATCGCAGTAGCAGCTAATGAAATGATTCTAGCGGTGTGGCTCATCTTTAAAGGATTTAATGAATCTGTGCTTACTTCCGATTTTCAATCTGTTTAGGTTCCACAAATAAAAAGCACCTTCAAGGTGCTTTT
Coding sequences within:
- a CDS encoding DUF4386 domain-containing protein — translated: MNFSNKVAAKIVGVLFLLAAVTAVIGLLLYDPILNGPDYLIKGSEHANQIILGALMELFLVVSAIGTATTMFPILRKYNETIALWHVCFRFLEAIVITVGIISVLSLLTLSREFVAAGAPDTISFQASGIILKAIHDWTFMLGPLFLLGINTIMYSYIFYKTKLVPRFISILGMTGATLVFISALLVMFGVFQQVSTWGGIFAIAVAANEMILAVWLIFKGFNESVLTSDFQSV